One Clavelina lepadiformis chromosome 1, kaClaLepa1.1, whole genome shotgun sequence genomic region harbors:
- the LOC143447167 gene encoding uncharacterized protein LOC143447167 isoform X1 produces the protein MELSSCNKLPPDKTWGTCTQKFGKFISKLNEKLDEKPKTHLREAIKSLLDTSDVDNSKTETCQQGRFLEKDTNTFLEDINGLYMVLDATSQICVHAELSLHQSLKKIQICGKRLDDFIHPQDICHFQSSINEAAILKDSNECDNDVKPSTFTSQFLLNPAKDDPIKETAISGVAHLDAKCFGLSTLAQAEENSSRNDFKQYFMCLAIFPKSMPPPLPLVVDVTTKGPPNQTITTRTEIPQPEGFYTRQDIKGAFTGIDTDNLGLQPSKCRRSCEMQELIKCCVKNFQEPRQNGNSLKQILLKQVLRQGQATSPAYKFLFRNGTYVTAQTKSKLMGPGQSGEPPFIMSIHTIYRDGTLQGLDLQGLPPSIRSILSGPVVMETPSTSCQAITTSSSSTFSPNKFLISSHYTVTRATTTAVYTSHTTSHSWLQNNNPRPCNSMEVARQLLASSGVKCNAETVNKVMSPPPHLNGHLVHAVGSLKSPAYLNELLTSVSSELFSSKSTQEPANISASTASLSDGSLSANYPGPPCIDISRLSKFNSLPTTMSTATQMVVNGITTMRKEAAVTTTMCSIAANDNDKKIDQNNNKVIDASNKLQGRVCTPPENSSLTYQPTSLRPRSASVNTSPPTDGVGLKRSSSTISQDSGIGEITAKSLRKPSKESKASSTEKKNKILTQLLSSHDMEENKTLMSTALRNLRSSPLKMHSPECSSNDNGLSAKRIKTEKVSQMPQTGPPVSAQSPMLVKSKAPYTLNLNRTAACSLPFNAASIYSQPTVPLSENFPLTDATSSTESSQASAVIRQRFSALTSVSLEESQELHEILENFSDIDESPSNQQTQQNQNYSDFQTQLSNSSLSGGHIAFNQPSIIDNMMAGSQTNLAMQQTNMQDPLTSPNFNQPQMMTSPLSNNIPSVLNPNRPMNLPASVTVEGPPYTKLVPTGQEMCPNMVVSTSGMMSPRMQQPQSSTPYRGELSTLESWEGKEPLVDLGTHPLPAGINPRMAIPVPQNSNKKYFTAAIMNGPNIMKTRPNIIAGGNTQNGVAFPNPQSRMMNSNQGQTLAQQPLNANGMMTPSASPGGFSQTRPSPTMNDPYRTLYNNTSNTETATNSNLRSPFLRQQQQQIQPVRNGLPGSNPQYPCNAQSVGSRIMSPKANDMMKARRTQEPLNDMQRVMTSPNSQHFYGSVGSPQLMPGQIPMNSFSPMKPSGFSPNPGIQMAEDTHAGSVNFYSAMRPTPTMLPKVNGQYNGVMGVYNNNNVSMMMPPNQQQITANNPNVSMTTPVAKTTSKRGKGRAKSRRNSKAKSTEDPPWVDMASPSGYNPGPLLQMTIGDRVQRPQATFKPSYNGVRAMTSSMNMGMTQQNQIGTTQTLNLNAFLSQHKQSRNAKQEFSLDSLASDSTNNVGMTPSSSLDWPQMDDFKTTIGNITSPNFSNGVMSEVPNLSSQSNSLALSGGGMQSPLSLENSNLFLPMDSAANDFALNTNVNNNVSSSVTHPCRYTGSVASASILSLNNSTTSSETVTSPEARRAAQRTKSIQKNSLLAELLTRKDP, from the exons ATGGAATTATCATCATGCAATAAACTCCCACCAGATAAGACATGGGGTACATGCACACAGAAGTTTGGCAAGTTTATATCCAAACTCAATGAAAAACTG GATGAGAAGCCAAAAACTCACCTCAGAGAAGCAATAAAGTCATTATTGGATACGTCAGATGTTGACAATTCCAAAACGG AAACATGCCAACAAGGCCGATTTTTGGAGAAAGATACAAACACTTTTCTTGAG GACATAAATGGCCTCTACATGGTACTGGATGCCACATCACAAATCTGTGTACATGCCGAGCTTTCACTGCATCAAAGTCTTAAGAAG aTCCAAATTTGTGGGAAAAGGTTGGATGACTTCATTCATCCCCAAGATATTTGCCATTTTCAATCATCAATCAATGAAGCTGCCATATTAAAAGATTCAAATG AGTGTGACAATGATGTGAAGCCAAGTACATTTACCAGTCAATTTCTTCTGAACCCCGCAAAGGACGATCCTATAAAAGAAACTGCTATTTCTGGGGTTGCTCATCTTGACGCTAAATGCTTTGGTTTGAGTACGTTGGCTCAAGCAGAGGAGAACTCATCTAGGAAcg ACTTCAAGCAATACTTTATGTGCCTTGCAATTTTCCCTAAATCAATGCCTCCCCCACTGCCTCTGGTGGTTGATGTCACCACAAAAGGGCCTCCAAATCAAACGATAACTACAAGAACAGAAATTCCACAGCCAGAAGGTTTTTACACAAGGCAGGACATCAAGG GTGCTTTTACCGGTATTGACACCGATAATTTGGGCTTGCAGCCCAGTAAATGTAGACGGTCATGTGAGATGCAGGAGCTCATTAAGTGTTGCGTTAAAAACTTCCAGGAACCCCGACAAAATGGAAATTCTTTGAAACAGATTTTACTTAAGCAAG ttttaagACAAGGGCAAGCAACGAGTCCCGCGTATAAGTTTCTCTTTCGGAATGGCACATATGTCACTGCCCAGACCAAGAGCAAGCTGATGGGTCCAGGCCAATCTGGAGAGCCCCCCTTTATTATGTCAATTCACACCATTTACAG AGATGGAACGTTGCAAGGCCTTGATCTTCAAGGATTGCCGCCGTCAATAAGAAGTATATTGTCAG GTCCTGTTGTTATGGAAACACCTTCTACGAGTTGCCAGGCAATTacaacatcatcatcatcgaCATTTTCTCCAAATAAATTTCTAATCTCTAGTCATTACACTGTCACAAGAGCGACAACT ACTGCAGTATACACAAGTCATACAACATCGCATTCTTGGTTGCAAAACAACAATCCTCGCCCTTGCAACAGCATGGAAGTAGCGCGCCAATTGCTCGCCAGTAGCGGAGTGAAATGCAACGCAGAG ACAGTCAACAAGGTGATGTCGCCGCCTCCGCATTTAAACGGTCATCTTGTCCACGCCGTTGGTAGTTTGAAATCACCAGCCTATCTCAATGAGCTCTTGACCTCAGTATCTTCGGAACTCTTCTCATCAAAGTCTACTCAGGAACCAGCAAATATATCAG cttcCACCGCTTCGTTAAGTGACGGGAGCTTGTCTGCCAATTACCCTGGGCCTCCTTGCATTGATATTTCTCGCTTGTCAAAATTCAACAGTCTTCCTACAACTATGTCCACCGCTACGCAAATGGTCGTCAATGGCATAACTACCATGCGCAAAGAGGCCGCCGTCACAACAACAATGTGCAGTATTGCAGCTAATGACAACGACAAGAAAATTGACCAGAATAATAATAAGGTTATCGACGCGTCCAATAAACTCCAGGGAAGAGTGTGTACTCCTCCTGAAAACAGCTCTTTGACTTATCAGCCTACATCCTTGCGTCCTCGGAGCGCATCTGTGAACACCAGTCCTCCAACAGACGGAGTAGGCTTGAAAAGGAGCTCATCGACCATATCGCAAGACAGCGGCATCGGCGAAATTACGGCCAAGTCCTTACGGAAGCCATCGAAAGAGAGCAAGGCCAGTTCCACCGAAAAGAAGAACAAAATTCTCACTCAGTTATTGAGCTCTCACGACATGGAAGAGAATAAAACACTTATGTCCACCGCTCTGAGGAACCTACGCAGTTCCCCGTTGAAGATGCACTCGCCCGAGTGTTCTTCCAACGACAATGGCCTGTCTGCCAAGAGAATAAAAACCGAGAAAGTGTCGCAGATGCCTCAAACTGGTCCACCAGTTAGCGCTCAGTCGCCGATGCTGGTTAAATCCAAGGCGCCGTACACCTTGAATTTGAACAGAACTGCCGCCTGTAGCCTGCCATTTAATGCAGCGAGCATATATTCGCAACCCACTGTGCCATTATCAGAAAACTTTCCACTCACTGATGCGACATCGAGCACCGAGAGCAGTCAAGCGTCGGCCGTTATACGCCAGCGTTTCAGCGCTTTGACTTCTGTTAGCCTGGAAGAATCGCAGGAATTACACGAAATATTGGAAAACTTCAGCGACATAGACGAGTCGCCGAGCAATCAACAAACGCAACAAAATCAGAATTATTCCGATTTTCAGACGCAGTTGAGCAACAGTAGTTTAAGCGGAGGCCACATAGCGTTTAATCAACCCAGCATAATTGATAATATGATGGCCGGTAGCCAG ACCAACCTTGCGATGCAACAGACGAATATGCAAG ACCCTCTCACCAGTCCCAATTTCAACCAGCCACAGATGATGACCTCACCGCTGTCCAATAATATACCTAGTGTCCTTAACCCTAATCGACCCATGAATTTGCCGGCTAGCGTTACCGTAGAAGGCCCACCCTATACTAAACTAGTCCCAACTGGGCAAGAAATGTGCCCAAATATGGTGGTAAGCACATCGGGTATGATGAGTCCCCGAATGCAGCAGCCCCAGTCTTCCACTCCATACAGAGGTGAACTGTCAACCCTGGAGTCGTGGGAAGGCAAGGAACCCCTGGTCGATTTAGGGACTCACCCTCTCCCGGCCGGTATCAACCCCCGAATGGCGATCCCTGTTCCACAGAATAGCA ACAAGAAATATTTCACAGCTGCCATCATGAATGGACCGAATATTATGAAAACACGACCCAATATAATCGCTGGCGGTAACACTCAG AATGGTGTGGCTTTTCCTAATCCCCAATCCCGTATGATGAATTCAAATCAGGGACAAACCTTGGCGCAACAG CCGTTGAATGCGAACGGCATGATGACGCCCAGCGCTTCACCTGGTGGTTTTTCCCAAACTCGTCCGAGTCCAACTATGAACGATCCTTACCGCACTCTGTATAACAATACGAGTAACACG GAGACGGCCACCAACAGCAATCTTCGCTCACCGTTTCTCCGGCAGCAACAGCAGCAG ATCCAGCCAGTGCGAAATGGATTACCGGGGAGCAACCCGCAGTATCCCTGCAATGCTCAGTCTGTGGGGTCAAGGATAATGAGCCCCAAGGCAAATGACATGATGAAGGCAAGAAG GACGCAAGAGCCGCTCAATGACATGCAGCgagttatgacgtcaccaaacaGCCAGCATTTTTACGGATCAGTCGGTTCACCGCAGTTGATGCCAG GTCAAATACCTATGAACAGTTTCTCGCCCATGAAACCGAGTGGCTTTTCCCCGAACCCGGGAATACAAATGGCCGAGGACACTCACGCGGGGTCGGTAAATTTCTATTCTGCGATGCGACCCACCCCTACAATGCTGCCGAAAGTTAACGGCCAGTATAATGGAGTTATGGGTGTGTACAATAACAATAACGTCAGCATGATGATGCCACCGAACCAGCAGCAAATTACCGCAAACAATCCAAACGTATCCATGACGACACCGGTTGCTAAAACGACCTCAAAACGCGGGAAAGGCCGCGCTAAATCGCGCCGAAACAGCAAAGCAAAATCTACAGAAGACCCACCATGGGTCGACATGGCGTCCCCCAGCGGTTATAACCCGGGCCCGTTACTGCAGATGACGATCGGTGACAGGGTGCAGCGCCCCCAAGCGACGTTTAAGCCATCATACAATGGTGTGCGTGCAATGACGTCTTCGATGAACATGGGTATGACGCAACAGAACCAGATAGGCACAACCCAGACTTTGAATCTAAATGCATTTCTGAGTCAGCACAAGCAGAGTAGGAACGCCAAGCAAGAG TTTTCCCTTGACTCTCTCGCTAGTGATTCGACAAATAATGTCGGTATGACGCCGTCTTCGTCGCTTGATTGGCCACAAATGGACGACTTTAAGACAACTATTGGAAATATAACATCACCGAATTTCTCAAATGGCGTGATGTCTGAG GTTCCTAACCTTTCTTCGCAATCCAACTCACTAGCGCTTTCTGGCGGCGGCATGCAAAGTCCGCTTTCATTGGAAAACAGTAACTTGTTTCTTCCGATGGATTCTGCTGCGAAtgattttgcattgaacaCGAACGTAAATAACAACGTGAGCTCAAGTGTAACTCATCCGTGCAGGTATACGGGGTCAGTCGCTTCCGCCTCCATACTTTCTCTTAATAACTCGACAACGTCAAGCGAAACGGTGACGTCACCAGAGGCCAGGAGAGCCGCACAACGTACGAAAAGTATCCAGAAAAACAGCTTGCTGGCCGAACTTCTCACAAGGAAAGATCCATGA
- the LOC143447167 gene encoding uncharacterized protein LOC143447167 isoform X4, with protein MCLAIFPKSMPPPLPLVVDVTTKGPPNQTITTRTEIPQPEGFYTRQDIKGAFTGIDTDNLGLQPSKCRRSCEMQELIKCCVKNFQEPRQNGNSLKQILLKQVLRQGQATSPAYKFLFRNGTYVTAQTKSKLMGPGQSGEPPFIMSIHTIYRDGTLQGLDLQGLPPSIRSILSGPVVMETPSTSCQAITTSSSSTFSPNKFLISSHYTVTRATTTAVYTSHTTSHSWLQNNNPRPCNSMEVARQLLASSGVKCNAETVNKVMSPPPHLNGHLVHAVGSLKSPAYLNELLTSVSSELFSSKSTQEPANISASTASLSDGSLSANYPGPPCIDISRLSKFNSLPTTMSTATQMVVNGITTMRKEAAVTTTMCSIAANDNDKKIDQNNNKVIDASNKLQGRVCTPPENSSLTYQPTSLRPRSASVNTSPPTDGVGLKRSSSTISQDSGIGEITAKSLRKPSKESKASSTEKKNKILTQLLSSHDMEENKTLMSTALRNLRSSPLKMHSPECSSNDNGLSAKRIKTEKVSQMPQTGPPVSAQSPMLVKSKAPYTLNLNRTAACSLPFNAASIYSQPTVPLSENFPLTDATSSTESSQASAVIRQRFSALTSVSLEESQELHEILENFSDIDESPSNQQTQQNQNYSDFQTQLSNSSLSGGHIAFNQPSIIDNMMAGSQTNLAMQQTNMQDPLTSPNFNQPQMMTSPLSNNIPSVLNPNRPMNLPASVTVEGPPYTKLVPTGQEMCPNMVVSTSGMMSPRMQQPQSSTPYRGELSTLESWEGKEPLVDLGTHPLPAGINPRMAIPVPQNSNKKYFTAAIMNGPNIMKTRPNIIAGGNTQNGVAFPNPQSRMMNSNQGQTLAQQPLNANGMMTPSASPGGFSQTRPSPTMNDPYRTLYNNTSNTETATNSNLRSPFLRQQQQQIQPVRNGLPGSNPQYPCNAQSVGSRIMSPKANDMMKARRTQEPLNDMQRVMTSPNSQHFYGSVGSPQLMPGQIPMNSFSPMKPSGFSPNPGIQMAEDTHAGSVNFYSAMRPTPTMLPKVNGQYNGVMGVYNNNNVSMMMPPNQQQITANNPNVSMTTPVAKTTSKRGKGRAKSRRNSKAKSTEDPPWVDMASPSGYNPGPLLQMTIGDRVQRPQATFKPSYNGVRAMTSSMNMGMTQQNQIGTTQTLNLNAFLSQHKQSRNAKQEFSLDSLASDSTNNVGMTPSSSLDWPQMDDFKTTIGNITSPNFSNGVMSEVPNLSSQSNSLALSGGGMQSPLSLENSNLFLPMDSAANDFALNTNVNNNVSSSVTHPCRYTGSVASASILSLNNSTTSSETVTSPEARRAAQRTKSIQKNSLLAELLTRKDP; from the exons ATGTGCCTTGCAATTTTCCCTAAATCAATGCCTCCCCCACTGCCTCTGGTGGTTGATGTCACCACAAAAGGGCCTCCAAATCAAACGATAACTACAAGAACAGAAATTCCACAGCCAGAAGGTTTTTACACAAGGCAGGACATCAAGG GTGCTTTTACCGGTATTGACACCGATAATTTGGGCTTGCAGCCCAGTAAATGTAGACGGTCATGTGAGATGCAGGAGCTCATTAAGTGTTGCGTTAAAAACTTCCAGGAACCCCGACAAAATGGAAATTCTTTGAAACAGATTTTACTTAAGCAAG ttttaagACAAGGGCAAGCAACGAGTCCCGCGTATAAGTTTCTCTTTCGGAATGGCACATATGTCACTGCCCAGACCAAGAGCAAGCTGATGGGTCCAGGCCAATCTGGAGAGCCCCCCTTTATTATGTCAATTCACACCATTTACAG AGATGGAACGTTGCAAGGCCTTGATCTTCAAGGATTGCCGCCGTCAATAAGAAGTATATTGTCAG GTCCTGTTGTTATGGAAACACCTTCTACGAGTTGCCAGGCAATTacaacatcatcatcatcgaCATTTTCTCCAAATAAATTTCTAATCTCTAGTCATTACACTGTCACAAGAGCGACAACT ACTGCAGTATACACAAGTCATACAACATCGCATTCTTGGTTGCAAAACAACAATCCTCGCCCTTGCAACAGCATGGAAGTAGCGCGCCAATTGCTCGCCAGTAGCGGAGTGAAATGCAACGCAGAG ACAGTCAACAAGGTGATGTCGCCGCCTCCGCATTTAAACGGTCATCTTGTCCACGCCGTTGGTAGTTTGAAATCACCAGCCTATCTCAATGAGCTCTTGACCTCAGTATCTTCGGAACTCTTCTCATCAAAGTCTACTCAGGAACCAGCAAATATATCAG cttcCACCGCTTCGTTAAGTGACGGGAGCTTGTCTGCCAATTACCCTGGGCCTCCTTGCATTGATATTTCTCGCTTGTCAAAATTCAACAGTCTTCCTACAACTATGTCCACCGCTACGCAAATGGTCGTCAATGGCATAACTACCATGCGCAAAGAGGCCGCCGTCACAACAACAATGTGCAGTATTGCAGCTAATGACAACGACAAGAAAATTGACCAGAATAATAATAAGGTTATCGACGCGTCCAATAAACTCCAGGGAAGAGTGTGTACTCCTCCTGAAAACAGCTCTTTGACTTATCAGCCTACATCCTTGCGTCCTCGGAGCGCATCTGTGAACACCAGTCCTCCAACAGACGGAGTAGGCTTGAAAAGGAGCTCATCGACCATATCGCAAGACAGCGGCATCGGCGAAATTACGGCCAAGTCCTTACGGAAGCCATCGAAAGAGAGCAAGGCCAGTTCCACCGAAAAGAAGAACAAAATTCTCACTCAGTTATTGAGCTCTCACGACATGGAAGAGAATAAAACACTTATGTCCACCGCTCTGAGGAACCTACGCAGTTCCCCGTTGAAGATGCACTCGCCCGAGTGTTCTTCCAACGACAATGGCCTGTCTGCCAAGAGAATAAAAACCGAGAAAGTGTCGCAGATGCCTCAAACTGGTCCACCAGTTAGCGCTCAGTCGCCGATGCTGGTTAAATCCAAGGCGCCGTACACCTTGAATTTGAACAGAACTGCCGCCTGTAGCCTGCCATTTAATGCAGCGAGCATATATTCGCAACCCACTGTGCCATTATCAGAAAACTTTCCACTCACTGATGCGACATCGAGCACCGAGAGCAGTCAAGCGTCGGCCGTTATACGCCAGCGTTTCAGCGCTTTGACTTCTGTTAGCCTGGAAGAATCGCAGGAATTACACGAAATATTGGAAAACTTCAGCGACATAGACGAGTCGCCGAGCAATCAACAAACGCAACAAAATCAGAATTATTCCGATTTTCAGACGCAGTTGAGCAACAGTAGTTTAAGCGGAGGCCACATAGCGTTTAATCAACCCAGCATAATTGATAATATGATGGCCGGTAGCCAG ACCAACCTTGCGATGCAACAGACGAATATGCAAG ACCCTCTCACCAGTCCCAATTTCAACCAGCCACAGATGATGACCTCACCGCTGTCCAATAATATACCTAGTGTCCTTAACCCTAATCGACCCATGAATTTGCCGGCTAGCGTTACCGTAGAAGGCCCACCCTATACTAAACTAGTCCCAACTGGGCAAGAAATGTGCCCAAATATGGTGGTAAGCACATCGGGTATGATGAGTCCCCGAATGCAGCAGCCCCAGTCTTCCACTCCATACAGAGGTGAACTGTCAACCCTGGAGTCGTGGGAAGGCAAGGAACCCCTGGTCGATTTAGGGACTCACCCTCTCCCGGCCGGTATCAACCCCCGAATGGCGATCCCTGTTCCACAGAATAGCA ACAAGAAATATTTCACAGCTGCCATCATGAATGGACCGAATATTATGAAAACACGACCCAATATAATCGCTGGCGGTAACACTCAG AATGGTGTGGCTTTTCCTAATCCCCAATCCCGTATGATGAATTCAAATCAGGGACAAACCTTGGCGCAACAG CCGTTGAATGCGAACGGCATGATGACGCCCAGCGCTTCACCTGGTGGTTTTTCCCAAACTCGTCCGAGTCCAACTATGAACGATCCTTACCGCACTCTGTATAACAATACGAGTAACACG GAGACGGCCACCAACAGCAATCTTCGCTCACCGTTTCTCCGGCAGCAACAGCAGCAG ATCCAGCCAGTGCGAAATGGATTACCGGGGAGCAACCCGCAGTATCCCTGCAATGCTCAGTCTGTGGGGTCAAGGATAATGAGCCCCAAGGCAAATGACATGATGAAGGCAAGAAG GACGCAAGAGCCGCTCAATGACATGCAGCgagttatgacgtcaccaaacaGCCAGCATTTTTACGGATCAGTCGGTTCACCGCAGTTGATGCCAG GTCAAATACCTATGAACAGTTTCTCGCCCATGAAACCGAGTGGCTTTTCCCCGAACCCGGGAATACAAATGGCCGAGGACACTCACGCGGGGTCGGTAAATTTCTATTCTGCGATGCGACCCACCCCTACAATGCTGCCGAAAGTTAACGGCCAGTATAATGGAGTTATGGGTGTGTACAATAACAATAACGTCAGCATGATGATGCCACCGAACCAGCAGCAAATTACCGCAAACAATCCAAACGTATCCATGACGACACCGGTTGCTAAAACGACCTCAAAACGCGGGAAAGGCCGCGCTAAATCGCGCCGAAACAGCAAAGCAAAATCTACAGAAGACCCACCATGGGTCGACATGGCGTCCCCCAGCGGTTATAACCCGGGCCCGTTACTGCAGATGACGATCGGTGACAGGGTGCAGCGCCCCCAAGCGACGTTTAAGCCATCATACAATGGTGTGCGTGCAATGACGTCTTCGATGAACATGGGTATGACGCAACAGAACCAGATAGGCACAACCCAGACTTTGAATCTAAATGCATTTCTGAGTCAGCACAAGCAGAGTAGGAACGCCAAGCAAGAG TTTTCCCTTGACTCTCTCGCTAGTGATTCGACAAATAATGTCGGTATGACGCCGTCTTCGTCGCTTGATTGGCCACAAATGGACGACTTTAAGACAACTATTGGAAATATAACATCACCGAATTTCTCAAATGGCGTGATGTCTGAG GTTCCTAACCTTTCTTCGCAATCCAACTCACTAGCGCTTTCTGGCGGCGGCATGCAAAGTCCGCTTTCATTGGAAAACAGTAACTTGTTTCTTCCGATGGATTCTGCTGCGAAtgattttgcattgaacaCGAACGTAAATAACAACGTGAGCTCAAGTGTAACTCATCCGTGCAGGTATACGGGGTCAGTCGCTTCCGCCTCCATACTTTCTCTTAATAACTCGACAACGTCAAGCGAAACGGTGACGTCACCAGAGGCCAGGAGAGCCGCACAACGTACGAAAAGTATCCAGAAAAACAGCTTGCTGGCCGAACTTCTCACAAGGAAAGATCCATGA